In one window of Campylobacter coli DNA:
- a CDS encoding TM2 domain-containing protein, protein MDINTVLMMISDKIPSNSLPLVQDKLKNASEDKINSLAILPFKSHIIGLILGLFLGAFGIDRFYKGDIGLGVAKLITWLVGVVTIWIYIGGLILFALWIWCIVDWFLVWKGIKKDNLNKILAVL, encoded by the coding sequence ATGGATATAAATACTGTATTGATGATGATTTCAGACAAAATTCCATCTAATAGCTTGCCCCTTGTGCAAGACAAGCTTAAAAATGCAAGTGAAGATAAAATCAACTCTCTTGCCATCTTGCCTTTTAAAAGCCATATTATAGGTTTGATCTTAGGTCTATTTTTAGGTGCCTTTGGAATTGATCGTTTTTATAAGGGTGATATAGGTTTGGGGGTCGCTAAACTTATAACTTGGTTAGTAGGTGTTGTTACCATTTGGATTTATATCGGTGGTTTAATTCTATTTGCTTTATGGATATGGTGCATTGTGGATTGGTTTTTAGTGTGGAAAGGCATCAAAAAAGACAATCTTAATAAAATCTTAGCCGTATTATAA
- a CDS encoding class I SAM-dependent methyltransferase, with protein sequence MNLWDKKAKNYARYNQKLNSIQEQTFKELEKLNISFKNKSIIDIGCGTGVWTLHLAQNAKEITALDNAKAMLEILKEDAKKLQLTNIKYENCTFTEWVSKNQNTQFDIAFLSMSPALQDKKDYLNFIQLAKFRIYLGWADYRKSDFLDPIFKHFNTEFKGVYKQDLESYLLENDIKFHKFVFDETRIVERRKDEAIENALWHLDMNGVKASKQDLEAFVKDDITETIQSKIKLLVF encoded by the coding sequence ATGAATCTTTGGGATAAAAAAGCTAAAAACTACGCAAGATACAATCAAAAACTCAATTCCATACAAGAGCAAACTTTTAAAGAATTAGAAAAACTAAATATAAGCTTTAAAAATAAAAGCATTATAGATATAGGATGTGGCACAGGAGTATGGACTTTACACTTAGCACAAAATGCAAAAGAAATCACCGCCCTTGATAATGCAAAAGCTATGTTAGAAATTTTAAAAGAAGATGCTAAAAAACTCCAATTAACAAATATAAAATATGAAAATTGCACTTTTACTGAATGGGTAAGTAAAAATCAAAATACTCAATTTGACATAGCCTTTTTGAGTATGTCTCCTGCTTTGCAAGATAAAAAAGATTATTTAAACTTTATCCAATTAGCTAAATTTCGAATTTATCTTGGTTGGGCAGATTATAGAAAAAGTGATTTTTTAGATCCTATTTTTAAGCATTTTAATACGGAATTTAAGGGTGTTTATAAGCAGGATTTGGAAAGTTATTTGCTAGAAAATGATATAAAGTTTCATAAATTTGTCTTTGATGAAACACGCATAGTAGAAAGAAGAAAAGATGAAGCTATAGAAAATGCTTTATGGCATTTAGATATGAATGGGGTTAAAGCTTCCAAGCAAGATTTAGAAGCTTTTGTGAAAGATGATATCACAGAAACTATACAATCAAAAATCAAACTTTTGGTTTTTTAA
- a CDS encoding DUF2393 family protein: MQFTIFHILAFVILIFCFILICILIFLKVKQKEFALISYTIATIFTALLIYSVFLTINQFTIQASLSKLTFSRDLRHESIIITGKVQNLTKFNIRKCYLMLSILNKKQVGGEIFDDKNVRNAKMQNTSVSYTIEIIDTLPGNTYKTFRAEAPFPPSFENPEFYHTLKCI; this comes from the coding sequence ATGCAATTTACAATTTTTCATATTTTAGCTTTTGTTATTTTAATTTTTTGCTTTATTTTAATTTGTATTTTAATTTTCTTAAAGGTTAAACAAAAAGAATTTGCTTTAATTTCCTATACTATTGCAACTATTTTCACTGCTCTTTTAATCTATTCTGTATTTCTAACTATTAATCAATTTACAATCCAAGCTAGTCTTAGCAAACTTACCTTTTCTAGAGATTTAAGACACGAAAGCATTATTATCACAGGAAAAGTGCAAAATCTTACTAAATTTAATATTCGCAAATGCTATTTAATGTTAAGCATATTAAACAAAAAACAGGTTGGAGGAGAAATTTTTGATGATAAAAATGTACGTAATGCCAAAATGCAAAATACAAGCGTTTCTTATACTATAGAAATCATAGACACCCTTCCAGGCAATACATATAAAACTTTTAGAGCTGAAGCTCCTTTTCCGCCAAGTTTTGAAAATCCCGAATTTTACCACACTTTAAAATGCATTTAA
- a CDS encoding methyl-accepting chemotaxis protein, which produces MFKSLNIGSKLVLSVAISVIVAIVVLISIVSSEVASFAEREAKNALFISSKRYVNYMEGILNEPIVLTKSTASSLNEIFSQYDQIDVNLVESIVKNTFDSSARAEYAFLYLKDPSVLSNTAAIDKNFRSQDGNTFAMIFSDTTLERSGGIKVIRTPNNFAQLNIIREIEQNAKYGDHDSVFFGPPTHLNYNGNEFLGINLGMPIFNNKGKLVGAIGYSLDFNEISKALLDPSLDLFEGNIRMITNDQGVIAVHNTNPGAILKNLIDINKDPSINLINDAVKEHRQIIIDNYTDSMGQPSYASITPFNTLNNSSKWSVVVTAPKKSVLAPLYKLEFIIVGVAAIALIAILVVVYFCVRKIVGARIPIILKALENFFRFLNHEKVEVHTIKIRADDELGKMGKIINENILATKQGLEQDAKAVKESVETVGVVESGNLTARITANPRNPQLIELKNVLNRLLDVLQTKVGSDMNAIHKIFEEYKSLDFRNKLDNASGNVEITTNALGDEIVKMLKQSSDFANHLASESSKLQSAVQNLTSSSNSQAASLEETAAALEEITSSMQNVSVKTSDVITQSEEIKNVTGIIGDIADQINLLALNAAIEAARAGEHGRGFAVVADEVRKLAERTQKSLSEIEANTNLLVQSINDMAESIKEQTAGITQINESVAQIDQTTKDNVEIANESAIISNTVSDIANNILEDVKKKRF; this is translated from the coding sequence ATGTTTAAATCTTTGAATATAGGTTCAAAACTCGTACTATCAGTTGCCATCAGTGTAATTGTAGCTATAGTGGTTTTAATATCTATTGTATCCTCAGAAGTTGCTTCCTTTGCAGAAAGAGAAGCCAAAAATGCACTATTCATATCTTCAAAAAGATATGTAAACTACATGGAAGGTATTTTAAATGAACCCATTGTCTTAACAAAAAGTACCGCTTCTTCATTGAATGAAATATTTTCACAATATGATCAAATTGATGTAAATTTGGTTGAAAGTATTGTAAAAAATACTTTTGATAGTAGTGCAAGAGCAGAATATGCTTTTCTTTATCTAAAAGATCCTTCGGTATTAAGCAATACTGCTGCTATAGATAAAAATTTTAGAAGCCAAGATGGCAACACCTTTGCTATGATTTTTTCTGATACCACTTTAGAAAGATCAGGAGGTATAAAAGTTATCCGTACTCCAAATAATTTCGCGCAACTAAATATAATTCGAGAAATAGAACAAAATGCGAAATACGGGGATCATGATTCAGTATTTTTTGGTCCTCCTACACACCTTAATTATAATGGAAATGAGTTTTTGGGTATCAATCTGGGAATGCCTATTTTCAACAATAAAGGTAAGCTTGTAGGAGCTATAGGATATTCTTTGGATTTTAATGAAATTTCTAAAGCTTTACTTGATCCATCTTTAGACCTTTTTGAAGGTAATATAAGAATGATCACAAATGATCAAGGGGTTATTGCGGTTCACAATACCAACCCAGGAGCTATTTTAAAAAATTTGATTGATATCAATAAAGATCCTTCTATAAATTTAATCAATGATGCAGTGAAAGAACATAGACAAATCATCATTGATAATTATACCGATTCAATGGGGCAACCTAGTTACGCAAGTATCACTCCATTTAATACTTTAAATAATTCAAGCAAATGGAGCGTAGTTGTAACAGCGCCTAAGAAATCAGTTTTAGCACCTTTATATAAATTAGAATTTATTATCGTTGGTGTTGCCGCTATAGCTTTGATTGCTATTTTAGTAGTTGTATATTTTTGTGTAAGAAAAATAGTAGGAGCAAGAATTCCTATTATACTCAAAGCTCTAGAAAATTTCTTCCGCTTCTTAAATCATGAAAAAGTCGAAGTTCACACAATCAAAATTAGGGCCGATGATGAACTAGGAAAAATGGGTAAAATCATCAACGAAAACATCCTTGCTACTAAACAAGGTTTAGAACAAGATGCTAAAGCAGTAAAAGAAAGTGTTGAAACCGTAGGAGTAGTAGAAAGTGGTAATCTTACTGCAAGAATTACAGCTAATCCTAGAAATCCACAATTAATAGAACTTAAAAATGTTCTTAATAGACTTTTAGATGTTTTACAAACTAAAGTAGGATCAGATATGAATGCTATTCATAAGATCTTTGAAGAATATAAGTCTTTAGACTTTAGAAATAAACTTGATAATGCTAGTGGTAATGTTGAAATCACTACCAATGCTTTAGGAGATGAAATCGTTAAGATGTTAAAACAAAGTTCTGACTTTGCTAATCACTTAGCCAGTGAAAGTTCTAAACTTCAAAGTGCAGTTCAAAACCTTACTTCATCTTCTAATTCTCAAGCAGCTTCTTTGGAAGAAACAGCTGCTGCTTTAGAAGAGATTACTTCTTCTATGCAAAATGTTTCTGTAAAAACCAGTGATGTTATCACTCAATCTGAAGAGATTAAGAATGTTACAGGTATTATTGGAGATATTGCAGATCAAATCAATCTTCTAGCATTAAATGCTGCTATTGAAGCCGCACGTGCAGGAGAACATGGTAGAGGATTTGCAGTTGTTGCAGATGAAGTTAGAAAGCTAGCGGAAAGAACTCAAAAGTCTTTATCTGAAATAGAAGCTAATACTAATTTATTGGTTCAATCTATCAATGATATGGCAGAATCTATTAAAGAGCAAACTGCAGGTATTACTCAAATCAATGAGAGTGTAGCTCAAATTGATCAAACTACTAAGGATAATGTAGAGATTGCTAATGAGTCTGCTATTATTTCTAATACTGTAAGTGATATAGCTAATAATATACTTGAAGATGTGAAAAAGAAAAGATTTTAA